One Verrucomicrobiaceae bacterium genomic window carries:
- a CDS encoding spermidine/putrescine ABC transporter substrate-binding protein has product MKNPITPRTALFALCSLLSTATQAAEKLHVYIWADYIKPELIERFQDEQDCEVVIDTFDSNESMFAKVRAGAAGYDILVPSNYMLGLLVQKNLLRELDPKLLPNAAQVDPQVLAKLEDKTMRHGVPYAIGYGVLAYRKDRLTSPPDSWAALEMPGVNRKACLLNDMRETLGAALKSLGHSVNTRDATQLTAAAAVVKRWKQSVARFDNEQYKSAIDSGEFVLVHGYSGDLFQVVAENDHVGVLLPREGLVMACDEMVIPATAPQPALAHAFINFLLDPAVAAENMEWTGYVCPNVGGMKKVSPEFLANPAVAVPEAVRAKSEVIEDVGEALSLYTKVWDEVKAGN; this is encoded by the coding sequence ATGAAAAATCCCATCACACCGCGCACCGCTCTGTTTGCACTCTGTTCGCTGCTCAGCACTGCCACGCAGGCGGCGGAGAAGCTGCATGTCTATATCTGGGCGGATTACATCAAGCCGGAGCTCATCGAGCGCTTTCAGGATGAACAGGACTGCGAGGTGGTGATCGATACGTTTGACTCCAATGAGTCGATGTTCGCCAAAGTCCGCGCTGGAGCGGCTGGATACGACATTCTAGTGCCGAGCAACTACATGTTGGGCCTCCTGGTGCAGAAGAACCTGCTCCGCGAGCTCGATCCCAAGCTGCTGCCGAATGCTGCGCAAGTCGATCCGCAGGTGCTGGCCAAGCTGGAAGACAAAACCATGCGCCACGGCGTACCCTACGCCATCGGCTACGGCGTGCTGGCCTATCGCAAAGACCGCCTGACCTCACCACCGGACTCCTGGGCAGCCCTGGAGATGCCGGGAGTGAATCGTAAAGCCTGCCTGCTCAATGACATGCGTGAGACCCTGGGCGCAGCGCTGAAATCACTCGGGCATAGTGTGAACACACGCGATGCCACGCAGCTCACCGCCGCCGCTGCCGTGGTGAAGCGCTGGAAGCAATCGGTCGCCCGCTTTGACAACGAGCAGTACAAAAGCGCCATCGACTCCGGCGAGTTCGTGCTCGTCCATGGATACAGCGGGGATCTTTTCCAAGTGGTCGCAGAGAATGACCATGTCGGCGTGCTCCTGCCGCGTGAGGGCCTGGTGATGGCCTGTGATGAGATGGTCATCCCCGCCACCGCACCGCAGCCCGCGCTGGCGCATGCGTTCATCAATTTCCTGCTCGATCCTGCCGTGGCGGCTGAAAACATGGAGTGGACCGGCTACGTCTGCCCGAATGTGGGAGGGATGAAAAAAGTGAGCCCAGAATTCCTCGCGAACCCTGCTGTGGCCGTGCCAGAGGCCGTGCGGGCGAAAAGCGAGGTCATCGAAGATGTTGGCGAGGCTTTGTCCTTATACACGAAGGTCTGGGATGAGGTGAAAGCGGGGAATTGA